Proteins encoded within one genomic window of Campylobacter showae CSUNSWCD:
- a CDS encoding thiamine phosphate synthase — protein sequence MDFGKFELVWVTNRRLSEDFFADVRRVAQSGKADKILLRESDLPECEYENLARKTLEIIAEYDSGARLILHTHASVASRLGVSELHLSFAKFASTSGERATNLRDLVKFDGVRSDKDEAPGIFASNLTQKLKIGVSVHSLQQALSAQELGAYYVVAGHIFDTPSHALERGRGLKFLREICENLSIKTYAIGGINFENLSEIKQAGAAGAYMMRGFLS from the coding sequence ATGGATTTTGGTAAATTTGAGCTCGTTTGGGTGACGAACCGCCGCTTGAGCGAGGATTTTTTCGCTGACGTTAGGCGAGTAGCGCAAAGCGGCAAGGCGGATAAAATTTTACTTCGGGAGAGCGATCTGCCTGAGTGTGAGTACGAAAATTTAGCCCGCAAAACGCTTGAGATCATCGCTGAGTACGATTCCGGCGCGCGGCTTATTTTACATACTCACGCAAGCGTTGCAAGCAGGCTTGGCGTGAGCGAGCTACATCTGTCTTTTGCTAAATTTGCTTCTACGAGTGGCGAGAGGGCTACAAATTTGAGAGATTTGGTTAAATTTGACGGCGTACGCTCGGATAAAGACGAAGCCCCTGGCATTTTCGCGTCAAATTTGACGCAAAAACTCAAAATCGGCGTTTCGGTGCACTCTTTGCAGCAGGCTTTATCGGCGCAGGAGCTAGGCGCTTATTACGTCGTGGCTGGGCATATTTTTGATACGCCCTCTCACGCGCTAGAGCGAGGCAGGGGGCTTAAATTTTTACGAGAAATTTGCGAAAATTTAAGCATAAAAACATACGCTATCGGCGGGATAAATTTTGAAAATCTAAGCGAGATCAAGCAGGCGGGTGCGGCAGGAGCCTATATGATGCGGGGATTTTTGAGCTAA
- a CDS encoding membrane protein: MKKLIFVTVLWAFSFSLIGEFLAGRVDSYFAAFSRVVLALGVFLPFMIKDFAAQNLALYAKVAAIGAVQIGAMYIFYYNSFAYLSVAEVALFTIFTPFYVSVVYDVLAGRLRLLYLFSVGTAVLGALIIKYGNVNSGFWHGFLLVQGANLCFGVGQSAYKFLLEKRDFNEQRGVFGYFFVGAAAVTGVAFAMFGNAEKINLDLTQGAVLLWLGIGASGLGYFLWNKGACEVDSGTLAIMNNALIPAAIIVNLVFWHKDADILRLCLGGAVIYISLLIHNKIIAHYERASVAAK, translated from the coding sequence GTGAAAAAATTGATCTTTGTTACGGTGCTTTGGGCGTTTAGCTTTAGCCTCATCGGCGAGTTTTTGGCGGGGCGAGTGGATAGCTATTTCGCCGCATTTTCGCGCGTCGTGCTTGCGCTTGGCGTGTTTTTGCCATTTATGATTAAGGATTTTGCTGCGCAAAACCTCGCTCTATACGCCAAAGTAGCCGCGATCGGCGCGGTGCAGATCGGCGCGATGTATATCTTTTATTACAACTCGTTTGCATACCTTAGCGTCGCCGAGGTTGCGCTCTTTACGATATTTACGCCGTTTTACGTGAGCGTGGTTTACGACGTGCTCGCAGGCAGGCTTAGGCTACTGTATCTTTTTAGCGTCGGCACGGCGGTTTTGGGCGCGCTCATCATCAAGTACGGCAACGTAAATAGTGGCTTTTGGCACGGATTTTTGCTCGTACAGGGGGCGAATTTGTGCTTTGGTGTCGGACAGAGCGCGTATAAATTTTTGCTAGAAAAGCGTGATTTTAACGAGCAAAGAGGGGTTTTTGGCTACTTTTTCGTCGGAGCCGCGGCGGTTACGGGCGTAGCCTTTGCTATGTTTGGAAATGCGGAAAAAATCAACCTCGACCTCACGCAAGGCGCCGTACTGCTGTGGCTTGGTATCGGAGCTAGCGGTCTAGGATACTTTTTATGGAACAAAGGCGCATGCGAGGTAGATAGCGGTACTCTAGCCATCATGAATAACGCTCTAATACCTGCTGCTATCATAGTAAATTTAGTATTTTGGCATAAAGACGCGGACATACTAAGACTATGCCTTGGCGGTGCGGTGATTTATATCTCGCTACTAATCCATAACAAAATCATAGCGCACTACGAGCGAGCAAGCGTAGCGGCAAAGTAG